CCAATCCTTACCGGCCTCGGCGGGCGCGATCAATCTCGGGCGTCGCGGTCAGTTGCGGGTCAGCGCGAGGGCGCAGGCATCGGCCGCAGCCCGGTCGGACTCCCGGCCGGCGCCGGACACGCCCAGGTCAGCCTTCAACTCGGCCGCCGCCGGCGAGAGCCGGGTGAGCCGAGCTAGACCGTCGCGTTCTGCGAGAAGAGGTGCACCCGCGACGGATCGAAGATCACCGAGACGTTGTCGCCGGTCTTGGTCGCCGTGTCGCCGTCGTCCTGCACCACGATCTGCCCGGCGTCGGTGCTGACGTACATGATCGTCGCGTTGCCCAGCCGCTCGAGCAGTTGCACCGTGCCGCCGAGCGCCGCCTGCGGATCGTTCGGCCCGCTGAGCCGCACGTGCTCCGGCCGGATGCCGACCTCGACGCTGCCCGGCTTCGCCAGCCCGCCCTGCGTCGTCAGCTTTATCTCGTGCCCGCCCGGCAGGTTGACCACCGCATCCTTGCCCGCCGCCGATTTCGCTTCGGCGTTGACGAAATTCATCGTCGGCGAGCCGATGAACGAGGCGACGAACTTGTTCGCCGGCTTGTTGTAGAGGTCCATCGGCGTGCCGACCTGCGAGATGATGCCGTGGTCGAGCACCACGATCTTGTCGGCGAGCGTCATCGCCTCGACCTGGTCGTGGGTGACGTAGATCATCGTCGTCTTGAGGTCCTGGTGCAGCTTGGCGATCTCGACGCGCATCTGCACGCGCAGCATCGCGTCGAGGTTCGACAGCGGCTCGTCGAACAGGAACACCTGCGGCTCGCGCACCAGCGCACGGCCGATGGCGACGCGCTGGCGCTGGCCGCCGGAAAGTTGCGCCGGCCGCCGGTCGAGCAGCGCCTCGAGCTGCAGCATCCGCGCCACCTCGTTGACGCGCTTGGCCATCACGTCCTTCGGCGTCTTGGCGACGCGCAGCGAGAAGCCGATGTTCTGCCGCACCGTCATGTGCGGGTAGAGCGCGTACGACTGGAACACCATCGCGATGCGCCGCTTGGCCGGCGGCATGTTGGTGACGTCGACGCCGTCGATCAGGATCGAGCCTTCGGTAACGACTTCCAGCCCGGCGATCATGCGGAGCAGCGTGGACTTGCCGCAGCCCGACGGCCCGAGCAGCGCGCAGAACTCGCCTTCGCCGACGGTCAGGTCGAGGTGCTGGATCGCCTCGACGTTGCCGTAGCGCTTGTTCACTCCGCGGAGCTCGACGTTGGCCATGGCAAGGGTCCCTCACGGTCGCAGGCCATCGGCCCAGGTTTTATCATTGCATATCGGCTGGCAACGGTCCGATCAATCCTCGGCGACCCACACGCGCATGTCGCCAGGCTCGCGGTTCGTGTTGAGATAGTAAGGCACCGCCGTCCACGTCGTGGGCTTCCCCGCCGGGCGGTCGGAACGATAGAGCTCACCGCCCCACGCGCCGGCGTCGCTGACCGCGCCTTCGACGACGATGGTGACGATGCCGCCGAAAAGATCGGGCCGCTCGCGCGTCGCCAGCGCCGCCTGCCGCGGCACGCGGAGCACCGAGAGCGGCGCCGGATTATCGACCGCCTCGAAGCAATAGACGAGCGGCCCGCGCCGCAGCGCGACGCGGCCGCTGTCGGCCGCCACCGCCGGGTGGGCGTAGATCCGCTCCGCCGCCATCGGCAGGTCGAGGTCGACCGTGTCGCCCGGGTTCCAGGTGCGGCGGATTTCGAGGTAGCCGCGCACCAGATTGCCGGAAAGGTCGATGCCGGCGCCGTTGATCCGCGCCCTGGCGTCGCGCGCATAGGCCGGGATGCGCAGGCGCAGCGTGAATTCGCCGGCCTCCACCGGGTCGATCGTGATGTTGATCTTGCCCGACCACGGATAGTCGCTGATCTCCTTGATCGAAACCGCCCGTCCGCCGACTGAGACCGTCGCCGAAGCGCCGCCGT
The sequence above is drawn from the Bauldia sp. genome and encodes:
- a CDS encoding ABC transporter ATP-binding protein, whose protein sequence is MANVELRGVNKRYGNVEAIQHLDLTVGEGEFCALLGPSGCGKSTLLRMIAGLEVVTEGSILIDGVDVTNMPPAKRRIAMVFQSYALYPHMTVRQNIGFSLRVAKTPKDVMAKRVNEVARMLQLEALLDRRPAQLSGGQRQRVAIGRALVREPQVFLFDEPLSNLDAMLRVQMRVEIAKLHQDLKTTMIYVTHDQVEAMTLADKIVVLDHGIISQVGTPMDLYNKPANKFVASFIGSPTMNFVNAEAKSAAGKDAVVNLPGGHEIKLTTQGGLAKPGSVEVGIRPEHVRLSGPNDPQAALGGTVQLLERLGNATIMYVSTDAGQIVVQDDGDTATKTGDNVSVIFDPSRVHLFSQNATV